Proteins from a single region of Streptomyces griseiscabiei:
- a CDS encoding ferredoxin reductase: MTESTAQYTAFTPPTRFAVPGRIAVSNREAARWQTATLTEIRRETPAVSTFRFAVPGWAGHLPGQHLMLRLTAGDGYTAQRHYSLASPPDDTGHIELTLDRVEGGEVSGWFHTEARPGDRVEVRGPLSGFFAWPGDRPALLVGAGSGVVPLMSMLRHHRGRGLHVPLRLLVSARGPEELIYAAEYGAETTAVFTRRAPAGVPVGRLSAAHVAPLLAERPAGGWEAYVCGSNAFAEHASRLLVQAGQPVDRIRIERFG; encoded by the coding sequence GTGACTGAGTCGACAGCGCAGTACACGGCCTTCACCCCGCCCACCCGGTTCGCCGTACCGGGCCGGATCGCCGTGAGCAACCGGGAGGCGGCCCGCTGGCAGACGGCGACACTGACGGAGATCCGGCGGGAGACACCGGCCGTGTCCACGTTCCGGTTCGCGGTGCCGGGGTGGGCGGGGCATCTGCCGGGGCAGCATCTGATGCTGCGGCTGACCGCCGGGGACGGCTACACGGCGCAGCGGCACTACTCGCTGGCGTCCCCGCCGGACGACACCGGGCACATCGAGCTGACCCTGGACCGTGTCGAGGGCGGTGAGGTCTCCGGCTGGTTCCACACCGAGGCCCGGCCCGGCGACCGGGTCGAGGTGCGCGGCCCGCTCAGCGGCTTCTTCGCCTGGCCCGGGGACCGGCCCGCGCTGCTGGTCGGCGCCGGTTCCGGGGTCGTACCGCTGATGTCGATGCTCCGCCACCACCGGGGGCGCGGGCTCCATGTGCCCCTGCGGCTGCTGGTGTCCGCGCGCGGGCCCGAGGAGCTGATCTACGCGGCGGAGTACGGCGCGGAGACCACGGCCGTGTTCACGCGGCGGGCGCCCGCGGGGGTGCCGGTGGGGCGGCTGTCGGCGGCCCATGTGGCGCCACTGCTGGCGGAGCGGCCCGCGGGCGGGTGGGAGGCCTATGTGTGCGGCTCCAACGCGTTCGCCGAGCACGCCTCCCGGCTGCTGGTCCAGGCCGGACAGCCGGTGGACCGCATCCGTATCGAGCGGTTCGGCTGA